The following proteins are co-located in the Urocitellus parryii isolate mUroPar1 chromosome 15, mUroPar1.hap1, whole genome shotgun sequence genome:
- the Def8 gene encoding differentially expressed in FDCP 8 homolog isoform X2, translating into MTAGMVARWNAMEYDEKLARFRQAHLNPFNKELGPRQHEQGPSEEALDISSEETLPELPPGEPGFHCSERVMDLGLSEDHFSRPVGLFLASDVQQLQQAIEECKQVILELPEQSEKQKDAVVRLIHLRLKLQELKDPNEDEPNIRVLLEHRFYKEKSKSVKQTCDKCNTIIWGLIQTWYTCTGCYYRCHSKCLSLISKPCVSSKVSHQAEYELNICPETGLDSQDYRCAECRVPISLRGVPSEARQCDYTGQYYCSHCHWNDLAVIPARVVHNWDFEPRKVSRCSLRYLALMVSRPVLRLREINPLLFNYVEELVEIRLRQDILLMKPYFITCKEAMEARLLLQLQDRQHFVENDEMYSIQDLLDVHLGRLGCSLTETHTLFAKHIKLDCERCQAKGFVCELCREGDVLFPFDSHTSVCADCSAVFHRDCYYDNSTTCPKCARLNLRKQSLFQEPDPDLDA; encoded by the exons ATGACAGCTGGAATGGTAGCCAG GTGGAATGCTATGGAATATGATGAGAAGCTGGCCCGGTTCCGGCAGGCCCACCTCAACCCCTTCAACAAGGAGCTGGGGCCAAGGCAGCATGAGCAGGGACCTAGTGAGGAGGCCCTGGACATTTCTTCTGAAG AGACCCTGCCTGAGCTGCCCCCCGGGGAGCCTGGGTTCCACTGCTCTGAGCGCGTGATGGACCTTGGCCTGTCTGAGGACCACTTCTCCCGCCCTGTG GGTCTGTTCCTGGCCTCCGATGTTCAGCAACTACAGCAGGCAATTGAGGAATGCAAGCAGGTGATCCTGGAGCTGCCTGAGCAGTCGGAGAAGCAGAAGGACGCAGTGGTGAGGCTCATCCACCTGCGGCTGAAGCTCCAGGAGCTGAAG GACCCCAATGAGGATGAGCCCAACATCAGGGTCCTGCTTGAGCACCGCTTCTACAAGGAGAAGAGCAAGAGTGTCAAGCAAACCTGCGACAAGTGCAACACCATCATCTGGGGACTCATTCAGACTTGGTACACCTGCACAG GGTGTTACTACCGCTGCCACAGCAAGTGCTTGAGCCTCATCTCCAAGCCCTGCGTGAGCTCCAAAGTCAGCCATCAGGCTGAGTATGAGCTGAACATCTGCCCTGAGACAGGGCTGGACAGCCAGGATTACCGCTGCGCTGAGTGCCGGGTGCCCATCTCTTTGC GGGGCGTGCCCAGCGAGGCCCGTCAGTGCGACTACACAGGCCAGTACTACTGCAGCCACTGCCACTGGAATGACCTGGCCGTCATCCCGGCACGAGTGGTACACAACTGGGACTTTGAGCCCCGCAAG GTGTCTCGCTGCAGCCTGCGCTACCTGGCGCTGATGGTGTCCCGGCCAGTGCTCCGACTCCGGGAGATCAACCCTCTGCTCTTCAACTACGTGGAGGAGCTGGTGGAGATCCGG CTGCGCCAGGACATTCTGCTCATGAAGCCATACTTCATCACTTGCAAGGAGGCCATGGAAGCTCGTCTGCTACTGCAG CTCCAGGACCGGCAGCACTTTGTGGAGAATGATGAGATGTACTCCATCCAGGACCTGTTGGATGTCCACCTGGGCCGCCTGGGCTGCTCGCTCACTGAGACTCACACACTCTTCGCCAAGCACATCAAGCTGGACTGTGAG CGGTGCCAGGCCAAGGGGTTCGTGTGTGAGCTCTGCAGAGAGGGCGATGTGCTGTTCCCATTTGACAGCCACACATCTGTGTGTGCCGACTGCTCAGCCGTCTTCCACAG GGACTGCTACTACGACAACTCAACCACCTGCCCCAAGTGTGCCCGGCTCAACTTGAGGAAGCAGTCACTCTTCCAGGAGCCCGATCCAGACTTGGATGCCTAG
- the Def8 gene encoding differentially expressed in FDCP 8 homolog isoform X5, with the protein MTAGMVARWNAMEYDEKLARFRQAHLNPFNKELGPRQHEQGPSEEALDISSEETLPELPPGEPGFHCSERVMDLGLSEDHFSRPVGLFLASDVQQLQQAIEECKQVILELPEQSEKQKDAVVRLIHLRLKLQELKDPNEDEPNIRVLLEHRFYKEKSKSVKQTCDKCNTIIWGLIQTWYTCTGCYYRCHSKCLSLISKPCVSSKVSHQAEYELNICPETGLDSQDYRCAECRVPISLRGVPSEARQCDYTGQYYCSHCHWNDLAVIPARVVHNWDFEPRKVSRCSLRYLALMVSRPVLRLREINPLLFNYVEELVEIRLRQDILLMKPYFITCKEAMEARLLLQDLLDVHLGRLGCSLTETHTLFAKHIKLDCERCQAKGFVCELCREGDVLFPFDSHTSVCADCSAVFHRDCYYDNSTTCPKCARLNLRKQSLFQEPDPDLDA; encoded by the exons ATGACAGCTGGAATGGTAGCCAG GTGGAATGCTATGGAATATGATGAGAAGCTGGCCCGGTTCCGGCAGGCCCACCTCAACCCCTTCAACAAGGAGCTGGGGCCAAGGCAGCATGAGCAGGGACCTAGTGAGGAGGCCCTGGACATTTCTTCTGAAG AGACCCTGCCTGAGCTGCCCCCCGGGGAGCCTGGGTTCCACTGCTCTGAGCGCGTGATGGACCTTGGCCTGTCTGAGGACCACTTCTCCCGCCCTGTG GGTCTGTTCCTGGCCTCCGATGTTCAGCAACTACAGCAGGCAATTGAGGAATGCAAGCAGGTGATCCTGGAGCTGCCTGAGCAGTCGGAGAAGCAGAAGGACGCAGTGGTGAGGCTCATCCACCTGCGGCTGAAGCTCCAGGAGCTGAAG GACCCCAATGAGGATGAGCCCAACATCAGGGTCCTGCTTGAGCACCGCTTCTACAAGGAGAAGAGCAAGAGTGTCAAGCAAACCTGCGACAAGTGCAACACCATCATCTGGGGACTCATTCAGACTTGGTACACCTGCACAG GGTGTTACTACCGCTGCCACAGCAAGTGCTTGAGCCTCATCTCCAAGCCCTGCGTGAGCTCCAAAGTCAGCCATCAGGCTGAGTATGAGCTGAACATCTGCCCTGAGACAGGGCTGGACAGCCAGGATTACCGCTGCGCTGAGTGCCGGGTGCCCATCTCTTTGC GGGGCGTGCCCAGCGAGGCCCGTCAGTGCGACTACACAGGCCAGTACTACTGCAGCCACTGCCACTGGAATGACCTGGCCGTCATCCCGGCACGAGTGGTACACAACTGGGACTTTGAGCCCCGCAAG GTGTCTCGCTGCAGCCTGCGCTACCTGGCGCTGATGGTGTCCCGGCCAGTGCTCCGACTCCGGGAGATCAACCCTCTGCTCTTCAACTACGTGGAGGAGCTGGTGGAGATCCGG CTGCGCCAGGACATTCTGCTCATGAAGCCATACTTCATCACTTGCAAGGAGGCCATGGAAGCTCGTCTGCTACTGCAG GACCTGTTGGATGTCCACCTGGGCCGCCTGGGCTGCTCGCTCACTGAGACTCACACACTCTTCGCCAAGCACATCAAGCTGGACTGTGAG CGGTGCCAGGCCAAGGGGTTCGTGTGTGAGCTCTGCAGAGAGGGCGATGTGCTGTTCCCATTTGACAGCCACACATCTGTGTGTGCCGACTGCTCAGCCGTCTTCCACAG GGACTGCTACTACGACAACTCAACCACCTGCCCCAAGTGTGCCCGGCTCAACTTGAGGAAGCAGTCACTCTTCCAGGAGCCCGATCCAGACTTGGATGCCTAG
- the Def8 gene encoding differentially expressed in FDCP 8 homolog isoform X1, producing the protein MTAGMVARWNAMEYDEKLARFRQAHLNPFNKELGPRQHEQGPSEEALDISSEETLPELPPGEPGFHCSERVMDLGLSEDHFSRPVGLFLASDVQQLQQAIEECKQVILELPEQSEKQKDAVVRLIHLRLKLQELKDPNEDEPNIRVLLEHRFYKEKSKSVKQTCDKCNTIIWGLIQTWYTCTGCYYRCHSKCLSLISKPCVSSKVSHQAEYELNICPETGLDSQDYRCAECRVPISLRGVPSEARQCDYTGQYYCSHCHWNDLAVIPARVVHNWDFEPRKVSRCSLRYLALMVSRPVLRLREINPLLFNYVEELVEIRKLRQDILLMKPYFITCKEAMEARLLLQLQDRQHFVENDEMYSIQDLLDVHLGRLGCSLTETHTLFAKHIKLDCERCQAKGFVCELCREGDVLFPFDSHTSVCADCSAVFHRDCYYDNSTTCPKCARLNLRKQSLFQEPDPDLDA; encoded by the exons ATGACAGCTGGAATGGTAGCCAG GTGGAATGCTATGGAATATGATGAGAAGCTGGCCCGGTTCCGGCAGGCCCACCTCAACCCCTTCAACAAGGAGCTGGGGCCAAGGCAGCATGAGCAGGGACCTAGTGAGGAGGCCCTGGACATTTCTTCTGAAG AGACCCTGCCTGAGCTGCCCCCCGGGGAGCCTGGGTTCCACTGCTCTGAGCGCGTGATGGACCTTGGCCTGTCTGAGGACCACTTCTCCCGCCCTGTG GGTCTGTTCCTGGCCTCCGATGTTCAGCAACTACAGCAGGCAATTGAGGAATGCAAGCAGGTGATCCTGGAGCTGCCTGAGCAGTCGGAGAAGCAGAAGGACGCAGTGGTGAGGCTCATCCACCTGCGGCTGAAGCTCCAGGAGCTGAAG GACCCCAATGAGGATGAGCCCAACATCAGGGTCCTGCTTGAGCACCGCTTCTACAAGGAGAAGAGCAAGAGTGTCAAGCAAACCTGCGACAAGTGCAACACCATCATCTGGGGACTCATTCAGACTTGGTACACCTGCACAG GGTGTTACTACCGCTGCCACAGCAAGTGCTTGAGCCTCATCTCCAAGCCCTGCGTGAGCTCCAAAGTCAGCCATCAGGCTGAGTATGAGCTGAACATCTGCCCTGAGACAGGGCTGGACAGCCAGGATTACCGCTGCGCTGAGTGCCGGGTGCCCATCTCTTTGC GGGGCGTGCCCAGCGAGGCCCGTCAGTGCGACTACACAGGCCAGTACTACTGCAGCCACTGCCACTGGAATGACCTGGCCGTCATCCCGGCACGAGTGGTACACAACTGGGACTTTGAGCCCCGCAAG GTGTCTCGCTGCAGCCTGCGCTACCTGGCGCTGATGGTGTCCCGGCCAGTGCTCCGACTCCGGGAGATCAACCCTCTGCTCTTCAACTACGTGGAGGAGCTGGTGGAGATCCGG AAGCTGCGCCAGGACATTCTGCTCATGAAGCCATACTTCATCACTTGCAAGGAGGCCATGGAAGCTCGTCTGCTACTGCAG CTCCAGGACCGGCAGCACTTTGTGGAGAATGATGAGATGTACTCCATCCAGGACCTGTTGGATGTCCACCTGGGCCGCCTGGGCTGCTCGCTCACTGAGACTCACACACTCTTCGCCAAGCACATCAAGCTGGACTGTGAG CGGTGCCAGGCCAAGGGGTTCGTGTGTGAGCTCTGCAGAGAGGGCGATGTGCTGTTCCCATTTGACAGCCACACATCTGTGTGTGCCGACTGCTCAGCCGTCTTCCACAG GGACTGCTACTACGACAACTCAACCACCTGCCCCAAGTGTGCCCGGCTCAACTTGAGGAAGCAGTCACTCTTCCAGGAGCCCGATCCAGACTTGGATGCCTAG
- the Def8 gene encoding differentially expressed in FDCP 8 homolog isoform X4, with amino-acid sequence MTAGMVARWNAMEYDEKLARFRQAHLNPFNKELGPRQHEQGPSEEALDISSEETLPELPPGEPGFHCSERVMDLGLSEDHFSRPVGLFLASDVQQLQQAIEECKQVILELPEQSEKQKDAVVRLIHLRLKLQELKDPNEDEPNIRVLLEHRFYKEKSKSVKQTCDKCNTIIWGLIQTWYTCTGCYYRCHSKCLSLISKPCVSSKVSHQAEYELNICPETGLDSQDYRCAECRVPISLRGVPSEARQCDYTGQYYCSHCHWNDLAVIPARVVHNWDFEPRKVSRCSLRYLALMVSRPVLRLREINPLLFNYVEELVEIRKLRQDILLMKPYFITCKEAMEARLLLQDLLDVHLGRLGCSLTETHTLFAKHIKLDCERCQAKGFVCELCREGDVLFPFDSHTSVCADCSAVFHRDCYYDNSTTCPKCARLNLRKQSLFQEPDPDLDA; translated from the exons ATGACAGCTGGAATGGTAGCCAG GTGGAATGCTATGGAATATGATGAGAAGCTGGCCCGGTTCCGGCAGGCCCACCTCAACCCCTTCAACAAGGAGCTGGGGCCAAGGCAGCATGAGCAGGGACCTAGTGAGGAGGCCCTGGACATTTCTTCTGAAG AGACCCTGCCTGAGCTGCCCCCCGGGGAGCCTGGGTTCCACTGCTCTGAGCGCGTGATGGACCTTGGCCTGTCTGAGGACCACTTCTCCCGCCCTGTG GGTCTGTTCCTGGCCTCCGATGTTCAGCAACTACAGCAGGCAATTGAGGAATGCAAGCAGGTGATCCTGGAGCTGCCTGAGCAGTCGGAGAAGCAGAAGGACGCAGTGGTGAGGCTCATCCACCTGCGGCTGAAGCTCCAGGAGCTGAAG GACCCCAATGAGGATGAGCCCAACATCAGGGTCCTGCTTGAGCACCGCTTCTACAAGGAGAAGAGCAAGAGTGTCAAGCAAACCTGCGACAAGTGCAACACCATCATCTGGGGACTCATTCAGACTTGGTACACCTGCACAG GGTGTTACTACCGCTGCCACAGCAAGTGCTTGAGCCTCATCTCCAAGCCCTGCGTGAGCTCCAAAGTCAGCCATCAGGCTGAGTATGAGCTGAACATCTGCCCTGAGACAGGGCTGGACAGCCAGGATTACCGCTGCGCTGAGTGCCGGGTGCCCATCTCTTTGC GGGGCGTGCCCAGCGAGGCCCGTCAGTGCGACTACACAGGCCAGTACTACTGCAGCCACTGCCACTGGAATGACCTGGCCGTCATCCCGGCACGAGTGGTACACAACTGGGACTTTGAGCCCCGCAAG GTGTCTCGCTGCAGCCTGCGCTACCTGGCGCTGATGGTGTCCCGGCCAGTGCTCCGACTCCGGGAGATCAACCCTCTGCTCTTCAACTACGTGGAGGAGCTGGTGGAGATCCGG AAGCTGCGCCAGGACATTCTGCTCATGAAGCCATACTTCATCACTTGCAAGGAGGCCATGGAAGCTCGTCTGCTACTGCAG GACCTGTTGGATGTCCACCTGGGCCGCCTGGGCTGCTCGCTCACTGAGACTCACACACTCTTCGCCAAGCACATCAAGCTGGACTGTGAG CGGTGCCAGGCCAAGGGGTTCGTGTGTGAGCTCTGCAGAGAGGGCGATGTGCTGTTCCCATTTGACAGCCACACATCTGTGTGTGCCGACTGCTCAGCCGTCTTCCACAG GGACTGCTACTACGACAACTCAACCACCTGCCCCAAGTGTGCCCGGCTCAACTTGAGGAAGCAGTCACTCTTCCAGGAGCCCGATCCAGACTTGGATGCCTAG
- the Def8 gene encoding differentially expressed in FDCP 8 homolog isoform X3, whose translation MEYDEKLARFRQAHLNPFNKELGPRQHEQGPSEEALDISSEETLPELPPGEPGFHCSERVMDLGLSEDHFSRPVGLFLASDVQQLQQAIEECKQVILELPEQSEKQKDAVVRLIHLRLKLQELKDPNEDEPNIRVLLEHRFYKEKSKSVKQTCDKCNTIIWGLIQTWYTCTGCYYRCHSKCLSLISKPCVSSKVSHQAEYELNICPETGLDSQDYRCAECRVPISLRGVPSEARQCDYTGQYYCSHCHWNDLAVIPARVVHNWDFEPRKVSRCSLRYLALMVSRPVLRLREINPLLFNYVEELVEIRKLRQDILLMKPYFITCKEAMEARLLLQLQDRQHFVENDEMYSIQDLLDVHLGRLGCSLTETHTLFAKHIKLDCERCQAKGFVCELCREGDVLFPFDSHTSVCADCSAVFHRDCYYDNSTTCPKCARLNLRKQSLFQEPDPDLDA comes from the exons ATGGAATATGATGAGAAGCTGGCCCGGTTCCGGCAGGCCCACCTCAACCCCTTCAACAAGGAGCTGGGGCCAAGGCAGCATGAGCAGGGACCTAGTGAGGAGGCCCTGGACATTTCTTCTGAAG AGACCCTGCCTGAGCTGCCCCCCGGGGAGCCTGGGTTCCACTGCTCTGAGCGCGTGATGGACCTTGGCCTGTCTGAGGACCACTTCTCCCGCCCTGTG GGTCTGTTCCTGGCCTCCGATGTTCAGCAACTACAGCAGGCAATTGAGGAATGCAAGCAGGTGATCCTGGAGCTGCCTGAGCAGTCGGAGAAGCAGAAGGACGCAGTGGTGAGGCTCATCCACCTGCGGCTGAAGCTCCAGGAGCTGAAG GACCCCAATGAGGATGAGCCCAACATCAGGGTCCTGCTTGAGCACCGCTTCTACAAGGAGAAGAGCAAGAGTGTCAAGCAAACCTGCGACAAGTGCAACACCATCATCTGGGGACTCATTCAGACTTGGTACACCTGCACAG GGTGTTACTACCGCTGCCACAGCAAGTGCTTGAGCCTCATCTCCAAGCCCTGCGTGAGCTCCAAAGTCAGCCATCAGGCTGAGTATGAGCTGAACATCTGCCCTGAGACAGGGCTGGACAGCCAGGATTACCGCTGCGCTGAGTGCCGGGTGCCCATCTCTTTGC GGGGCGTGCCCAGCGAGGCCCGTCAGTGCGACTACACAGGCCAGTACTACTGCAGCCACTGCCACTGGAATGACCTGGCCGTCATCCCGGCACGAGTGGTACACAACTGGGACTTTGAGCCCCGCAAG GTGTCTCGCTGCAGCCTGCGCTACCTGGCGCTGATGGTGTCCCGGCCAGTGCTCCGACTCCGGGAGATCAACCCTCTGCTCTTCAACTACGTGGAGGAGCTGGTGGAGATCCGG AAGCTGCGCCAGGACATTCTGCTCATGAAGCCATACTTCATCACTTGCAAGGAGGCCATGGAAGCTCGTCTGCTACTGCAG CTCCAGGACCGGCAGCACTTTGTGGAGAATGATGAGATGTACTCCATCCAGGACCTGTTGGATGTCCACCTGGGCCGCCTGGGCTGCTCGCTCACTGAGACTCACACACTCTTCGCCAAGCACATCAAGCTGGACTGTGAG CGGTGCCAGGCCAAGGGGTTCGTGTGTGAGCTCTGCAGAGAGGGCGATGTGCTGTTCCCATTTGACAGCCACACATCTGTGTGTGCCGACTGCTCAGCCGTCTTCCACAG GGACTGCTACTACGACAACTCAACCACCTGCCCCAAGTGTGCCCGGCTCAACTTGAGGAAGCAGTCACTCTTCCAGGAGCCCGATCCAGACTTGGATGCCTAG